The nucleotide sequence GCGCGAAGGCTCGGCTTTCCGACCTCTCCGCGGCCGCTCAAAGAGCGCTCTACGACGCCCGCTTCGGGCGCAATCTCCCACACTCATCCGCCCCTTACAACTTCCGAGCCGGGACGCACACTCCCGCCCCCCGGCGCGCGCCACAGCACGACGCTTAAAGAGCGATCACCACCAGATATCCTGATCCTCGGTCACCCCCACCAGGCGCACCGCATAGCTGGTCGAGCCTACCCGGACCTCCCCCTCAAAGACACCAGCGGGCTGGATAAAATAGCTTCGGACCGGCCCCAGGTTGCGCACCTCGCGGTGCACAAAGATCGAGCGAAAACCAAGCCTCACCCGCCCGCAGGTGGTCTGCACCTCCCAGGGACGCTCGGGGTGATTTTTCTCAAAGGCAAAGCGCGCGCGCCCAAGCCCGATGAGCTCCTCGCCAACCCAGAGCGCATTCTCGTTGGCGGTGGGGTGGGTGTCATTGAACCCCTCAACCAGGTTGAGCCCCAGGCGACGCCCGTCAGGGAGACGCCCCATGCCCATCGCCCAGCGCCAGGCGGTCTGGCGGCCCAGATACCCCTGGGTGTAGTCCAGCGCGCCCAGCCCCCCGTCGAGCCTGTAGGAGCGCGAGCCCACTTTGAGATGGCCTTTGACGGGCAACGCGGTCCATTTCTGCGTCACGTTAATACGCCCGGGAGCAGGCACCGGGGAGATCACGGTGAGCGCCGGAGCGGCACCCCGGGTGTGCAGTTCGGCTCGAAAATCGGTCTTTCCAGACGCCGGCGCAGCCCACGCCCCCAGCCTCCCCCCCATCTCATAGGGCGCCCCGCGGGGCTCACGACGCGTGTAGAGATGTGCGCCGGGACGACGGTAGTGAGCCGCAAGCCCGACTCCGGGACGATCGCCGACCTCCACCTGCAGCCCCGGCACGCCCAGCCCGCCAAAACGCAGCACCGGGCGCTCCTCCAGCAGATCAACGGCGTACATAAAGGTGTGTGCGGCGTAGCCGGCATGCACGATCGCCTGAGCGATAAAGATCTCATCGGTGCAGATCGCGCTGTACTGCCAGCGTTTGCGCCGCATCAAGGCGGCCGCGCCTTCAAGCCCCTCGGCACCGCGCAGGCGATCGAGCTGCACCGCCGACAACTCCCCGCGGTAGGTCCCAATGCGGGCAGCTCCCAGGCGATCCACCATCGCGTTGGGCACCTTCTCAAGCCGCTCGTTATGTACCGTCTCCACCATCGTGTTGCTCCCTGATTCGCCGCGCGGCTGCGCCGGAGTTCTCAACCCATCACCACTTCCTGGAAGGAATTGACGATAACCCGGCCCCCTCACACGTCAACGATCGCACATCCGCGATCGCCGGGCCCCGGCACGCATGCCAGCGCGGTGTATCGACGATGCCTTCCAACGCCTTAAAACGCGACATGTTGGCACAGACCATCGCCTCGAAGGCAAGGGGGTGGCGTTTTGCGACATGGCATCGCCTTGCTCCCACCTCACCGTGACAGGTTGTCATCGTTGATACCTTCGGGCCGACCAGAATTGGATTCGGAGGCATAGGGCATCGCCTTCGGTGCCCCGCGCCTCCTGTTTAGGTCATGCAGCCCCCCCCTGAAAACCTGTAGCGCTGCACTTGCGAGCAGTAAACCTGTGCATAGGTTCTCCCCTGTCCAGAAAAAATCGACGTTCACCTCCGGGGACCTCATGATTTTTGAACGCCTCTACGACAGCGACCTCGCTCAATCCTCCTTTCTGATCGGCTGCTCGGATACCGGGAAGGCGCTGGTGGTCGATCCGCGCCGCGATCTGGAGCCTTACTTTAGGCTCGCACGGGAGCACGACCTGACGATCACCGATGTAGCCGAGACGCATCTACACGCGGATTTTTTAAGCGGCGGCCGTGAGCTGGCGCGCGCCACCGGCGCGCGTTTCTGGCATAGCGCCGAGGGCGATGAGAGCTGGCAGTACAGCGGGCTCGATGGTCTTGATGCACAGGCAATGCTCGATGGCGATCGCATCGAACTGGGGCGCTGTTCCATCGAAGCGGTGCACACTCCGGGGCATACCCCCGAGCACCTGAGTTTTTTGCTTTATGACGGAGAGCAGGCCATCGCGGGGCTCACCGGCGATTTTCTCTTCGTGGGCACGCTGGGCCGCCCCGATCTCATCGACGCCACCGGTCTGGGGCAGAATCAAAGCGAGAAGGCCGCCCGCACCCTCTACGCGAGCGCCCAACGTGCGATGGAGC is from Lujinxingia sediminis and encodes:
- a CDS encoding DUF2804 domain-containing protein, whose protein sequence is MVETVHNERLEKVPNAMVDRLGAARIGTYRGELSAVQLDRLRGAEGLEGAAALMRRKRWQYSAICTDEIFIAQAIVHAGYAAHTFMYAVDLLEERPVLRFGGLGVPGLQVEVGDRPGVGLAAHYRRPGAHLYTRREPRGAPYEMGGRLGAWAAPASGKTDFRAELHTRGAAPALTVISPVPAPGRINVTQKWTALPVKGHLKVGSRSYRLDGGLGALDYTQGYLGRQTAWRWAMGMGRLPDGRRLGLNLVEGFNDTHPTANENALWVGEELIGLGRARFAFEKNHPERPWEVQTTCGRVRLGFRSIFVHREVRNLGPVRSYFIQPAGVFEGEVRVGSTSYAVRLVGVTEDQDIWW